Genomic segment of Elusimicrobiota bacterium:
ATCGGCACCGGAGTCGAACCGGAACGACATCTCTTTCACTGTGGGCCGCGGGGACACTAAAAAAGCCATGAAAATCATGAACGAAGTGGCCGGGTTGCTTAAGGCGGAAGAAGTGGTGTTGGACGATAAAATGGCCAAGGTCTCCATTGTGGGCGTGGGAATGAGAAGTCACCCGGGTGTGGCGGCGACTTTGTTTCGCGCGTTGGCGGATGGGGGTGTGAACATTGACATGATTTCAACTTCGGAGATTAAGGTGGCGTGCATGGTCAGGGAAAACGATGGGCCCAAAGCGGTGCGCATCGCGCACAAGTCTTTTGGTTTGGACAAACCGCACCTGAAGGCCAACTAGCGTGGCCAAACCGAAAGAATCGGGACGGGTTATACTCTACGACACCACTCTGCGTGATGGAACGCAGGGGGAAGGTGTTTCTCTATCGGTGGACGACAAAGTAAAGGTCGCCCAGTCTTTGGATCGGCTGGGGGTCCGTTACATCGAAGGGGGGTGGCCGGGGTCCAACCCTAAAGATGAAGAGTTTTTTGCCCGCGCCCGTTCTTTGCGGTTTAAGAACGCCCGGCTTTCGGCGTTTGGATCCACGCGGCGTAAAGACAGCACGGCTCACGCGGATCCCAACTTGTTGGCCATCGTTCGAGTCAAGACCCCGGTGGCATGCATTTTTGGGAAGTCCTGGGACCTCCATGTGACCCACGCTCTCCGGGCGACGCCTCAAGAAAACTTGAAGATGATCAGTGAATCGGTTCGTTTCTTGAAGTCTAAGGGGAAAGAAGTCATCTACGACGCTGAACATTTTTTTGATGGATATCATTCCAATGCAGAGTATGCCCTCGCCAGCCTGAAAGCGGCGCTGGAGGCGGGCGCCGACAATCTGACTCTGTGTGACACGAATGGGGGGGCTCTACCCCATCACATCGCTGAGATTGTCTTGGACGTTCGGCGTCACATGCCGAAAGCCCAGCTGGGAATCCATTGCCACAACGATTCGGATGCGGCTGTGGCCAACTCCCTGGAAGCCGTTCGTCAGGGGGTGATTTTGGTGCAAGGGACGATCAACGGGATGGGGGAACGGTGTGGGAACGCCAATCTGATCTCCATCATTCCGGGGGTGATGAAAAAATTGAATCTCCCGTGTTTGACGGAAGAACAATTGTCCACTCTGACCGAAACCTCACGTTATGTGACGGAGATTGCCAATCAGGTGCCCCACGACAGCCAGCCTTACGTGGGGAACTCGGCTTTTGCCCACAAAGGAGGCGTTCACGTGGCCGCCATGGCGCGCCACGCCGGGACCTATGAACACATGAGTCCCGCTATCGTGGGGAACAAACGGCGCGTTTTGGTCTCTGAATTGGCGGGCCGTTCGAATATGATCTTGAAGGCCCGGGAATTTAAAGTGGATTTAGAGAAACATCCGGAGGCCGTCGATAAAATTATCCATCGCGTGAAAGCTCTCGAGAATCAGGGGTATCATTTTGAAGGGGCCGAAGCGTCTTTCTATTTGCTTGTGATGCGGTTGGTCCATCCGTATAAATCCTTTTTTGAATTAAAGGGATTTCGCGTGATCGTGGAGGAAGACAAAGACGCGGGCGGCCTGGTGGCCGAGGCGACTTTGAAGGTGGTCGTCGATGGCAAAACGGAGCATCGTGTGGCGGAAGGGTCGGGTCCCATCGATGCTTTGGACCAGGCGCTTCGGAGGGCTTTAGAGAAATTCTATCCCACGCTGAAGACCATGCGATTGATGGATTTCAAAGTTCGCGTCATCGATGCCACGGCGGGGACCGCCGCGAAGGTTCGGGTGTTCGCCAACTCCCGTGACCAAGCGGAAGAATGGGGAACGGTGGGAGTTTCGGGGAACATCATCGAAGCTTCCTGGCAAGCCCTGCGGGACGCCGTCGAATACAAATTGCTTAAAGACAGCCAGCGGGTGAAGGTGCGCCGCGCGTAAATGGTTTCTCGTCTCACGGTGGGGATAGCCCTCTTCCTGGTTTTTGTTTTCTTCCAGGGAGAGGGCCGTTTTGTTTTGGCGGGCGGGTTGTTGGTTTCTCTCTTGCTCCTCGAATTCAGCGGAGGGGTGCATCGCCATTTGCCTCTTCAACTGGGAACCGTCATTCGTCCAGGCGTTATTCGAGGGGTGGCGGCGGGAGTGATCCTGCTCACGATCCTACGGTTCATCATCGAAATTTTAACCCGAGGCTTGTTCCTTGGGGAAAAAATCCTTGGGTAGTTCGTTTTCTGTCTTAACCCGGAATCCCCATTTGAACGCGAGGACCGGCCAGGCTCAGAGAGCCTGGCACCTGAGGCGGCAGAGCCGTTGATGCGAGACGGAAAAGACGGGCTTTTTTACGAACAAAAAAGTGCAGGTCGTAGGCCGCTCCCACGCGGGCCATTCCCCCTTGGCATTCCTGGCTAGCGCCGTCACACTTCCGCTGGCGCGGTCGCGGGGACTACGGACAAACTTTTTGGGAAGGAAAAAGGTCCGGATTTTTCGTCGAATCCCGCGATCCAACTGAAGATTTCGGGTTAGGCGACTATTTTCACGAGAGTTTATGTCCGAAAAATTTTACCTTGTCGCCGCATTGTTTGTCTGTTAAGATTAGTTCATTGTTCCGAGGCATGAGACTATTTGGATTGACGATGTGTTATGATTGAGTAGACCGCTGGGTGCATTTGAGGTTCCATTTCGATTAGGGAGGGACACGTGTTCATATTAACGAGCAACATGTTTGGCCTGGCTATTCTGAGCCTTGGGATTTTGGGGGTCATCGTTTCACTCTTGATCGCGAACCGGCGCCGGTTCCTTATTGGGATTAGCCTCTCCGGTCTCCTGGTGGCGTTGGGGATCTTTTATGTCGCGGACACAAGTCTGCGCCAATGGTGGACCGCGCGGCGCATCGCCAAAATTCAAGCGCAGAATCGGGAGAGTTTGGACGCTCTGAAAGCCCGGATGAAAGAAAAACCCGCCCCAGAGCCGTCAACTCCCACGCAAAAGAAACCTGAACCCTCCCGTCCTGTCCGTCGTTAGAGCATAGTGTAACGGGTGACCATGGGGGTCTTTTCGGTTGTTCTCTATGGGGGAGGCGTGGATCGTCTGTATGAGGGGGTCTCTTTTTTGGCGTCCGCGTGCGCACGAAGGGATCGGTGTATTCTTTTTTTGAGGGGCCCGGCTCTGAAAGCGTTTGTCGATGGCCGTTGGGGAACCCCTCCCGCTGTTCTGTCCGAAGATTCTTTTCAATTTCAACATTCAACTCCCGCTGATTTTTTAAGGGATCTCCGTGAACAGGGGGGGGTTCGGGTTTACGCTTGTTCCGCGTGGGTACGTCTATTGAAGTTAGGTCCGAAGCTCGTTGCGGAACGGGTGGATGCCGTCATCGGATTAAACGCGTTCCTGGCCCAGGCTCAGGGCGGTCCCATTCTTACCTTTTAAGGAAACCTTTCAACCATGTCCACCGCGCCTCCCACGGATCTTGTCGCTGAAATCAAACGGCTTGCACGTCTTCACAACGCGGTGATTCTTGCACACACGTATCAAAGAGGCGAAGTCCAAGACGTCGCCGATTTTGTGGGGGACTCCTTGGCTCTTTCTCAGGAAGCGGCCCGAACCAAAGCGGATGTGATCGTTTTTTGTGGGGTGCATTTTATGGCGGAAACAGCCGCCGTCCTTGCCCCAACGAAAACAGTTCTGTTGCCGGACCTGGAAGCGGGGTGTTCCTTAGCGGCCACGGCTGATGCCGCTCAGGTGCGGGGATGGAAAGCGCATCATCCGGGGGCCATTGTTGTCGCTTATGTGAACACCACCGCCGAGGTCAAAGCCGAGGCGGATTATTGTTGTACCTCTTCTAACGCGGTTCGTGTCGTAGAATCGATCCCCGCGGATAAAGAAATTTTGCTCCTGCCCGATATGTTCTTGGGACAATACGTTCGGGAAAAAACGGGTCGGCCCATCCACCTGTGGCCCGGATCCTGCCATGTTCATTACGCTATTACCGGGGAAGATATCGAGGCTCAAAAACAGGCGCATCCGGGGGTTGAACTTTTGGTTCATCCCGAATGCGGTTGTTTATCATCGGCTTTGAAACACGCGGATGTCATTGCCTCCACAAGCGGGATGGTGACCCACGCTAAAGAATCCCCTCGGTCCACTTTTCTCGTGGCCACAGAGACCGGAATCCTGCACACCCTTAAAAAACATAATCCAGAAAAAGTATTTATTCCAGTGGCGCGGGCCGCCCAATGTGAATTTATGAAAATGATCACCCTTGAAAAGGTTCTTTGGTCCCTCCAAAAGAAGAGGCATCGGATCACGGTTCCAGAAGAGATTGCCGCCAAAGCGCGGGGAGCGATCGAGCGAATGATTCGTTTATGATCACGCTTCTTTTTTTTGCGGGGGTGGCGGATCGTATAAAAGCGCGCCGGATGGAAGTTCCTCTCTCCGCGACGCCCCAATCCGTCGTGGAGGGGGACACAATTTTAAGTTTCCTTAACGATCGCGTGGCCCGAGTTGCGGTCAATCGCGAATGGGCTCAATGGGATACGTCTCTCGCGGATGGGGACGAGGTGGCGTTTATGCCTCCCCCGAGGATCCATTAATGGAGGAAGTTCCATTTTTTTCGGTTGACCCCATTGCGGTGGATGGAATTGAGGAGCGGGCGCGTCTTTCGGAGGCGGGGGCCGTGGTCTCGTTTCAGGGTGTGGTGCGCGCGGACCGAACCCAAGAAGGAAATGTGACGGCGCTGGAGTTTGAATCTTACGAGGCTTTAGGCGAAAAGGAAGTGGGCCGCATCCTGGGTGAAGTGAAAGAGAAATGGCCCGGTACACGCTTGTTGTTGCAACACCGTTTGGGGCGGGTTCCGGTGGGAGAAACCAGCCTGTTTCTTGTTGTCAGTTCCCCAGAAATTCCCGACGCTTTCTCGGCCTGTCATTACGTTTTGGACCAAATGAAATCCCGTGTGCCCTTATGGAAAAAAGATGTCTTTTCTGATGGGGTTTCTCGCTGGTCCGATCATCATCGGGAGACCATGCTGATTTCCGATAGTGTCCTGACCTATCCCCCTTCGTGAACTTCTGGATCTTTTCCACCGAACCGGCCGCGTTCCCCTGGTCCCGTGTTGAAGCGGAAGGGCTCTCCCGTTGGGATGGGGTTCGTGGGCCTTTGGCAAGGAAGGGATTGCGGTCGATCTCTTCGGGAGATCTTATTTGGGGATACCATTCCTCTCCTGAAAAATCTTTGGTTTGTTGGGCGCGGAGTCAGGGGCCCGCCTACCCGGACCCCGCGGACCCGGAATGGTTGGCCGTGGATGTGATTTTTGAACGCTGGTTAAAACAAAATATCCCTTTGTCTTTGTTAAAGGCCCATCCGGTGTTGTCCTCCATGGATTTTTTGCGAATTCCCCGTCTTTCCGTGGCCCCTGTGACCGAAGTTCAGCATCGGCTTTTAATGGGGTTGGCGGGGATGGAAAAGTTCTCGTGAAGAATTTTTTCGGCAAGTGGGGGCCGCTGATTCTTACTGGGGTGTGGATGACCGTTGCTTTTGTGGCGGTGATGCGCGCGAGCCGAGAGGGGATGATCGGAGGGGCGTTTTTCTGGGGGACGAGCGGTTTCTTCGTGGGCGTGGGGGGGGTATTGGTTTTCTTGGCTCTAAAAGCTTCCCACCGGATGGGGTACCCCGGTCGGGCCAAAATAAATATTTGGTCTTCGGCCCGTCCAGGAGAAGTTCTCGTGGGTGTTCTTCACACGGGGATTCCAGGGGGAGATCCTAAGGGAATTGTTATTCATTTGGATTGCTTGGAAACCACGGTTTGGGGGCAATGGAGACTGTGGACAGCGGAGGTCCGATCCCCAGCTCCCTCAGCACCGGACACGTGGCCCTTTCATTTTTCAATTCCAACGGAGGGGCCTCCAT
This window contains:
- the nadA gene encoding quinolinate synthase NadA, yielding MSTAPPTDLVAEIKRLARLHNAVILAHTYQRGEVQDVADFVGDSLALSQEAARTKADVIVFCGVHFMAETAAVLAPTKTVLLPDLEAGCSLAATADAAQVRGWKAHHPGAIVVAYVNTTAEVKAEADYCCTSSNAVRVVESIPADKEILLLPDMFLGQYVREKTGRPIHLWPGSCHVHYAITGEDIEAQKQAHPGVELLVHPECGCLSSALKHADVIASTSGMVTHAKESPRSTFLVATETGILHTLKKHNPEKVFIPVARAAQCEFMKMITLEKVLWSLQKKRHRITVPEEIAAKARGAIERMIRL
- a CDS encoding MoaD/ThiS family protein, with product MITLLFFAGVADRIKARRMEVPLSATPQSVVEGDTILSFLNDRVARVAVNREWAQWDTSLADGDEVAFMPPPRIH
- a CDS encoding molybdenum cofactor biosynthesis protein MoaE, with product MEEVPFFSVDPIAVDGIEERARLSEAGAVVSFQGVVRADRTQEGNVTALEFESYEALGEKEVGRILGEVKEKWPGTRLLLQHRLGRVPVGETSLFLVVSSPEIPDAFSACHYVLDQMKSRVPLWKKDVFSDGVSRWSDHHRETMLISDSVLTYPPS
- a CDS encoding EVE domain-containing protein, whose product is MNFWIFSTEPAAFPWSRVEAEGLSRWDGVRGPLARKGLRSISSGDLIWGYHSSPEKSLVCWARSQGPAYPDPADPEWLAVDVIFERWLKQNIPLSLLKAHPVLSSMDFLRIPRLSVAPVTEVQHRLLMGLAGMEKFS
- a CDS encoding citramalate synthase, translating into MLYDTTLRDGTQGEGVSLSVDDKVKVAQSLDRLGVRYIEGGWPGSNPKDEEFFARARSLRFKNARLSAFGSTRRKDSTAHADPNLLAIVRVKTPVACIFGKSWDLHVTHALRATPQENLKMISESVRFLKSKGKEVIYDAEHFFDGYHSNAEYALASLKAALEAGADNLTLCDTNGGALPHHIAEIVLDVRRHMPKAQLGIHCHNDSDAAVANSLEAVRQGVILVQGTINGMGERCGNANLISIIPGVMKKLNLPCLTEEQLSTLTETSRYVTEIANQVPHDSQPYVGNSAFAHKGGVHVAAMARHAGTYEHMSPAIVGNKRRVLVSELAGRSNMILKAREFKVDLEKHPEAVDKIIHRVKALENQGYHFEGAEASFYLLVMRLVHPYKSFFELKGFRVIVEEDKDAGGLVAEATLKVVVDGKTEHRVAEGSGPIDALDQALRRALEKFYPTLKTMRLMDFKVRVIDATAGTAAKVRVFANSRDQAEEWGTVGVSGNIIEASWQALRDAVEYKLLKDSQRVKVRRA